A window of Chitinophaga sp. MM2321 contains these coding sequences:
- a CDS encoding GPW/gp25 family protein yields MRREIKSFLGTGWSFPPSFDKSNASVLMVSDAADIEESIRIILSTLPGERTMRPDFGCNIRKLVFEVADSRLTAELNHIIYHALLEYEPRIHFVSVTVIDHTGQEGVIYLQLTYGIIATNTRHNMVYPFYYLEGTNISSNE; encoded by the coding sequence ATGCGCAGAGAAATTAAATCTTTTTTAGGAACGGGCTGGAGCTTCCCCCCTTCCTTTGATAAATCAAATGCTTCGGTGCTGATGGTATCTGATGCCGCCGATATAGAAGAAAGTATCCGCATCATACTCAGCACACTTCCCGGCGAACGCACCATGCGGCCGGATTTCGGCTGTAACATCCGGAAACTCGTATTTGAAGTGGCTGATTCCCGGCTCACCGCCGAACTCAATCACATTATCTATCATGCATTACTCGAATACGAACCACGCATCCACTTCGTGAGTGTAACTGTTATAGATCATACCGGGCAGGAAGGGGTCATTTATCTGCAACTCACCTACGGTATCATTGCTACCAATACCAGGCATAACATGGTGTATCCCTTTTATTACCTGGAGGGTACCAATATCAGCAGTAATGAGTAA
- a CDS encoding PAAR domain-containing protein, producing the protein MGQFAARITDMHTCPLVQPALPPVPHVGGPIVGPGVPTVLIGMMPASVVGDSIVCVGPPDAAIKGSATVMIGGRPAVRLGDSTAHGGIIATGCPTVMIGG; encoded by the coding sequence ATGGGTCAATTCGCAGCAAGAATCACAGACATGCATACCTGCCCGCTGGTGCAACCGGCGTTACCGCCTGTGCCGCATGTAGGCGGCCCCATTGTTGGTCCGGGTGTACCTACAGTCTTGATCGGCATGATGCCGGCATCCGTAGTAGGCGATAGCATCGTGTGCGTAGGACCACCGGATGCCGCTATAAAAGGATCTGCCACCGTTATGATAGGTGGCCGCCCTGCTGTGCGACTGGGCGACAGCACAGCACACGGCGGCATAATTGCAACCGGATGCCCGACCGTAATGATAGGAGGATAA